A window of Streptomyces sp. NBC_00878 genomic DNA:
TCGTCGAGACCCTGGCGGTGCCCGGTGAACCGGACCGCGGTGCTGGCCGGCGTCGGCAGCTGTCTGCCGCGGAGGGCTGTCTCGAACGACGAGCTGGCCGCGCGGCTGGACAGTTCCGACGAATGGATTCGCTCGCGGACCGGAATCGGACAGCGGTACTTCGCGGCGCGGGGAACGTCCACCTCCGACCTGGCCGTCGGGGCGGGCGCGAAGGCCCTGAAGTGCTCGGGTGTCTCCACCGTGGACGCCGTGCTCGTCGCCACGACCACGCCGGACCGGCCCTGCCCGGCGACAGCGCCGACGGTGGCCGCCCGCCTCGGCATGACGGGGACCGCCGCCTACGACGTGTCCGCCGTCTGTACGGGCTTCGTGTACGGACTTGCCACGGCGGCGGGTCTCATCTCCGCGCAGATCGCGGACCGGGTGCTGGTCATCGGCGCCGAGACGTTCTCCACCCTGCTCGACCCGGAGGACCGGTCCACGTCCGTGATCTTCGGAGACGGGGCGGGCGCCGTGGTCCTGCGCTCAGGAGATCCCGCGGAGCCCGGCGCGCTCGGCCCCTTCGACCTGGGGAGCGACGGCGAGGGCGAAGACCTGATCACCGTACGCGCGGGTGGTTCGCGGCAGCGGCTGTCCGGAGCGGAGCCGGACGCCGGCGACGAGTACTTCACCATGTCGGGCAAAGAGGTCTTCCGGCATGCGGTACGCCGGATGACCGGGTCGGCGCACACGGTCCTCGCCCGGGCGGGCTGGCAGGCGCAGGACGTCGATCACCTCGTCAGCCACCAGGCCAACCTCCGGATCACCAACCATGTCGCCGACGAGGTCGGGATTCCCAGGGCGCGCTGCGTCAACAACATCGCCGAGGTGGGCAACACCGCCGCCGCCTCCATCCCGCTCGCGCTCGACCAGGCGCACGCCGACGGCAGGTTGCGGCCCGGGCAGCGCATCCTCCTCACCGCGTTCGGCGGCGGGCTCACGTGGGGGTCGACGGTACTGACCTGGCCGCAGCTGGACCGCGTCTGAGGACGAGAGAGCAGGAGCACAGCATGAGCGTGATGTACGGCAGGCTGGTCGATCTTCTTGTCGATCGTTTCGAGGTGGACCGCGCTGAGATCGGCCCTGACACCACGTTCGAGGACCTCGACATGGACTCCTTGTTCCTCGTGGAACTCCTCCTGGTGATCCAGTCCGACTTCGGTGTGGCCGTCGACGACGACGCCGCTTCCCCCGGTGACACGATCACCGCGGTCGCCGTGCTCCTCGAAAGCCTCACTGCCCCCGCGGCCTCGTCATGACCGCACCCCCACCCGCACCCGCCCGTCACCGGCAGGTAGCGGCCGAGCGCCAGGGCCTGCCGGGATCCGAGCCGAGGACGACCATGAGCACACAGCAGTCAATCATCAACTACATCGCCGGCGTCTGGCTCGACGGCGACGCCGACGGGCTCGACGGGCAGGTTCCCCTCGCCGATCTCAACATCATCGACTCGGCCGGGATCTTCGACCTCGTGCACTACCTGCAGGGCGACTTCCGGATCACTGTCCCGCTCCAGGAGATCGTTCCGGCGAACTTCCGGACGGTCGACGCGATCGCGGCACTTGTCGAACGGCTGCAGCGCAAAGGAGAGAGCGTCCGATGACGAACATCACGGGGGGCAGGCAGGACACCGGCAGTATCCACCGGCAGGTCGTCGACATCGTTGCCGCACGGACGCTCTACGACGAGTCCTATCTCCTGCCCGAGAGCCACTTCGAGGCCGAACTCGGCATCGACTCGGTCATCTTCGAGTCGATCCTCACGTCGGTGAAGGAGCACTTCGGGCTCGACTCACCACTGCCCCAGGAACTTGCCACCATCCGGCAACTCGTCGACGCCGTCGACGACGCGCTCGGCAGGGCGACCGACAGGACGGACTCGTCCGAGGACACCGGCAGTGCCGCCAGGCTCGCCGGCGGCGACGCTCTCCTGGAGACCGTCGTCACCGTGACCATGCGGCACACCCAGTACCAGCGCCATCAGCTGGGACTCGATGCCGACTTCGAGAGCGAACTCGGCATCGACTCCGTCGTCCTGGCGTCGATCGTCGCCGACTCCGTCGCGGAACTCGGCCTCCCCGGCAGCCTGGCGAGCACGATCACCGCGACGTCGCTGCGTGCGCTCCTGACGGAACTGCGTCCCTTCTACGAGGTCACGCGCCTCACGGAGCGGGCATCGACCGCCGGCCGGACACCGGTCGCCACGGCGGAACCGGACACCGAGCCCGCCGACGAGAACGCGGCCTGGGACGGCCGCTCCATGAAGGACTTCATGGAGGAGCGTGACAGCGACCTGTTCGCCAAGACCCGCAGCTTCGCGAAGTACCTGCGGCGGCGCGAGGCCGAGCGGCTCTACTGGTACGGGATGCCGCTGCACTCCCGCTGCGAGAACCGGGCGGTCATCCTCGACGAACTCACGGGCCACAAGCGCGAGTTCCTCATGTTCGCGTCCAACAACTACCTCGGCCTCGCCAACCACCCCAAGGTGATCGAGGCCGTCTGCGACGCCACCCGCGAGTACGGAGCGACGCACACCGGCTCCCGCTTCATCGGCGGCACCAACGCCCTGCACAAGGAACTGGAACGCCGGCTCGCCGCGTTCAAGCAGCGCCCCGGCTGCATCGTCTACCCGGGCGGTTACGCCGCGAACCTGGGCGCGATCTCCGCGCTGGTCAAGAGCTACGACACCCTCGTGGTCGACAAGCTCAACCACATGAGCATGGTCGACGGCGCTCGGCTCTCCGGTGGGATCCGCAAGATCTACCAGCACAACGACATGGCCGACCTGGAGCGGATCCTCAAGCGCTCCGACGACCGGTCATCGGGCAGGCTCATCGCCGCCGACGGCGTGTTCAGCATGCACGGCGACATCTGCGACCTGCCCGAGATCGTCCGGCTGGCCAAGGAGTACGACGCCAGGGTCCTGATCGACGACGCCCACTCCACCGGTGTCCTCGGCGAGCGCGGGTCCGGTACGGCTGAGCACTTCGGCCTGAAGGGCGAGGTCGACCTCGAACTCGGCACGATGAGCAAGGCCCTCGCCGGCATGGGCGGGTTCGTCGTCGGCGAGGAAGAAGTGATCGAGTACCTCCGCTTCTACTCGAACTCGTACGTGTTCGCCGCCAACATCCCCGCCGGTGTCGCCGCCGGACTGATCGCGTCGATCGACATCATCGAGTCGGAGCCCGAGCGGATCACGAAGCTCTGGTCCAACATCCGGCTCCTCCACAGCCAGCTGGCCGACGCCGGGTTCGACCTGGAGAACACCCAGAGCGCCATCCTGCCCATCGTCATCGGCGACGAACGCAAGGCGATGGAGATGGGCCGGGCCGTGCGTGCGCGAGGGCTCTTCTGCCAGACGGTGGTCTTCCCCGGCGTGCCGCTCGGTGACGCGCGGCTGCGCGTCAGCGTCACCTCCGAGCACACGCGGGAGGACCTGGAGACCGCCGCGGGGATCTTCGTCGAGGCCGGCCGTGAGGTTGGCGTGCTGCCGTCGGCACGGTGAGGCAACGGTGACTGGAGCAGGCATGACCCAGACGATGAACGAGTCCGACATCGCGTTGATCCGGCTCCCGCGGGCTCTCACCGAAGAGCAGGCGGCGCGCCCCGCCTTCGTGGGCGCGCGGACAGTGACCTACGGAGAACTGGCGGCGGACGTGGCCGCCGTGGCCTCCGGTCTGCTCGGCCTCGGGGCCGCGGTGGGCGACCGCGTGGCGATCTGGATGGACAAGCAGCCGCGCTACGCCGAAACGATCCTCGCGGCCCTGCAAGCAGGATGCGCCTACGTGCCCCTCGACGGAGGCCAGCCACCCGGCCGGGTCGCGACCATCCTCACGGACTCCGAGCCGGTGGTGCTCTTCACCGACCGCCGGCACCTGGACGCGCTGGCCGGCGGCCTTCCCGCGTCGATCCGGACGATCGTGCTGGCCGACGAGACGGACAGCCCGAACACGGACAGCCCGAACACGGGCAGCCAGGGGACGAGCCGCCAGGGGACGAGCCGCCAGGAGCTGAGCGGCGCTGTCGCCGGTCCCGACGGCAGGCCGATACCCGTGCGGTCGTGGACCGACTTCGCCGCCGGTGCGGCCGGGCACGTCGTGATCCTGCCCGCACTGGAGCGCGACGACCTCGCCGCGATCCTCTACACCTCCGGGTCGACCGGTACGCCCAAAGGCGTCCGGATCTCCTACCGCAACCTGGCGAACTTCATCCGCTGGGCCCGTGCCGAACTGTTCGTGGGCCCCGACGACGTGTTCGCCAACCACGCCTCGTTCAACTTCGACCTCTCCACCTTCGATCTGTTCACCGCGCTGTCCGTCGGCGCCGGCCTGTGGATCGTCCCCGACGACCAGGCACGCGACGTCACGGCGCTCGCCCACGGCATCCGCGAGCACGGTGTCACCGTGTGGTACTCCGTGCCCTCGGTACTGAACCTCCTCACGGCCTCCGGGGCACTCACCGCCGAGACCGTACGCAGCCTGCGCTACGTCCTCTTCGCCGGTGAGGTCTTCCCGATCCCGCAACTCCGCGCGCTGGCCGCGCGACTGCCCCACGGGACGGAGCTGTACAACCTCTACGGCCCGACCGAGACGAACGTCTGCACCTATCACCACGTCCGCCCGGAGGACCTGGTGCGTGACGAGCCGGTGCCCATCGGCACGCCCGTTCCCGGCGCCCGGGTGTCGGTCGTCGACGGCGAGGGGCACCCTGTCGAAGGGCCGGACGCGATCGGTGAGTTGATCGTGGAGGGCGACTGCGTCACCCCGGGCTACTGGCGGCGGGAGTCGGAACCGGCAGCCGCCGGGCACTGGAAGGGCCGCCATGCCACCGGCGACCTGGTGAGCCACGAACAGGGCAGCCTCGTCTACCGCGGGCGCAAGGACCGTATGGTCAAACTCTCCGGCTACCGCGTGGAACTGGGCGAGATCGAGGCTGCGGTGCTGCGGCACCCGGCGATCGCCGCAGCGGCCGTCGTCGTCGACGGGCCGGGAACCGATCCGAGGATCGCCCTCCATTACACGCTCAACGACGGCGCGCGCAGGCCGAACCTCATCGAGATCAAGCGGCACTGCGCCCAGCACCTGCCCCGGTACATGCTGCCGCGGACGGCCACCTGCCTGGAAGAACTGCCGCGCAACGCCAACGGCAAGACCGACTACCACCGCCTGGGCGGCGGGACGGCCGAGCCTGCCCAGCGCCCGCAGGCCCTGCCCGGCAAGTGACGGAGACGTTCATGAACCAAGTTGCGACCGAGACACACTGGCAGGGGAACGAGCCGAAGAGCGTCGCCGGGCTGCTGCGGCACCACCTCGAACACCGCCCGGACGCACTCGCCTACCGCTTCCTCACCGGCGCCGGCGCCGGTACAGGCATGGGCACCGGACCCGGTACCGGACCCGGCACCGCCACCGGCACACCCGATCCCGGTGCGGACGGCGCGTCGTGGACCTACCGCGAACTCGACCTCCGCGTCCGCGGCGTGGCCGCGCGCCTCCAGCGCGAGGGCCTGGCGGACAAGGCGGTCCTGCTGCTCCAGCCCCCGGGGCTCGACTACATCGCAGGCTTCCTCGGCTGCCTCTACGCCGGAGCCATCGCCGTACCCGCGTACCCGCCGGACACCAGGCGCTTCGGCCAGACCATGCCACGCCTCGCGGCGATCGCCCGGGACTCGCAGGCGACGCACGCGCTGACGACCGCGACCTTCGCCCGCTCCGTCGCGACCAGGAAGGACGAGATCAACGCGCTCGGGCTCGACGGGTTGCGCTGGCTGGTGACCGACGACCTCGACACCGCCGGAGCCGACGACTGGCGGGACCCCGGTGCCGCGGGCGATGCACCGGCCTTCCTGCAGTACACGTCCGGCTCGACCTCGGCCCCCAAGGGCGTCATGGTCAGCAACGGCAATCTGATCCACAACCTTCGCTCGATCCATCACCGTCTGGAGCACGACGCGGACTCGGCCATGGTGTCGTGGCTTCCGCCGTACCACGACATGGGCCTGATCGGCGGCATCCTCACCCCGCTGTACGGAGGGTTCCCCGCCCATCTGATGTCGCCGATGTCCTTCGTACGGCAGCCGCTGCTCTGGCTGGAGACGCTGTCCCGGACCCGGGCGTCCACCAGCGTCGCGCCCAACTTCGGCTTCGAGCACTGCGTACGAAGGATCACGGACGAGCAGTTGGAGGGCCTGGACCTCAGCCATTGGCGGCTGGCGCTGAACGGCGCCGAGCCGGTACGCGCCGACACACTCGACCGGTTCGCCGAGCGCTTCGCCCCCAGCGGCTTCGAACGGCGTGCCCTGCTGCCGTGCTACGGCCTCGCGGAGGCGACGCTGATGGTGACCGGCCTGGCGGCCACCGAGCCGCCGACCGTTGGCGCGTACGCGTCCAATGCGCTCGGAGCGGGCGTCGCCGAGCCCGCAGGCGAACCGGCGGACGGGCGGGTGACCCGGGTCGTCGGCTGCGGCCCCGCCGTCGACGGTGTGGACGTCGCGATCGTCGACGCCTCCACCCGGCGGCGGATCCCCGCCGGGGACCGGATCGGGGAGATCTGGGTCGCGGGCGGCAGCGTGGCGCTCGGCTACTGGCGCCGGCCCGAAGCCACCCACGAGACCTTCGGGGCCCGCATCGAGGGCGAGGACGACACGCCCTACCTGCGCACGGGCGACCTGGGCTTCCTGCGCGACGGCCAACTGCACGTCGTCGGCCGCACCAAGGACGTCGTCATCGTGCAGGGCCGCAACCACTACCCGCACGACATCGAGCTCACCGTGGAGCAGGCCGACGACTCACTGCGCACGGGCAGCGGCGCCGCCTTCGCGGTCGAGGTGGACGGCGTCGAGGAGATGGTCGTCGCCTACGAGGTCGAGGGCAGGCGGGTCGACAGCGCGCCGGCGCTCCTGGCGAAGCTGCGCACGGCGATCGCCGAGGAACACGACGTCACACCGCACGCCGTCGTCCTCCTCAAGAGGTCGACGGTCCACAAGACCACCAGCGGCAAGATCCAACGCCAGGCCTGCAGAAGCGACTTCCTCGGCCTCGGACTCACGGTGGTGGCGGCGAGCGTCACCCGGGACACCGAGACGCCCCTGCCGGGCGACGCTCTCGCCGACCTGCCCCCCGGCCGCCGCGGACAGCGGGTGATCGACGCCGTCACCGAGGTACTGACCGACGTCTCGGCCGCCCCCGCTCCCGACCTGAGCAACCGCACGTTC
This region includes:
- a CDS encoding acyl carrier protein, whose translation is MSTQQSIINYIAGVWLDGDADGLDGQVPLADLNIIDSAGIFDLVHYLQGDFRITVPLQEIVPANFRTVDAIAALVERLQRKGESVR
- a CDS encoding acyl carrier protein — encoded protein: MSVMYGRLVDLLVDRFEVDRAEIGPDTTFEDLDMDSLFLVELLLVIQSDFGVAVDDDAASPGDTITAVAVLLESLTAPAASS
- a CDS encoding aminotransferase class I/II-fold pyridoxal phosphate-dependent enzyme codes for the protein MTNITGGRQDTGSIHRQVVDIVAARTLYDESYLLPESHFEAELGIDSVIFESILTSVKEHFGLDSPLPQELATIRQLVDAVDDALGRATDRTDSSEDTGSAARLAGGDALLETVVTVTMRHTQYQRHQLGLDADFESELGIDSVVLASIVADSVAELGLPGSLASTITATSLRALLTELRPFYEVTRLTERASTAGRTPVATAEPDTEPADENAAWDGRSMKDFMEERDSDLFAKTRSFAKYLRRREAERLYWYGMPLHSRCENRAVILDELTGHKREFLMFASNNYLGLANHPKVIEAVCDATREYGATHTGSRFIGGTNALHKELERRLAAFKQRPGCIVYPGGYAANLGAISALVKSYDTLVVDKLNHMSMVDGARLSGGIRKIYQHNDMADLERILKRSDDRSSGRLIAADGVFSMHGDICDLPEIVRLAKEYDARVLIDDAHSTGVLGERGSGTAEHFGLKGEVDLELGTMSKALAGMGGFVVGEEEVIEYLRFYSNSYVFAANIPAGVAAGLIASIDIIESEPERITKLWSNIRLLHSQLADAGFDLENTQSAILPIVIGDERKAMEMGRAVRARGLFCQTVVFPGVPLGDARLRVSVTSEHTREDLETAAGIFVEAGREVGVLPSAR
- a CDS encoding beta-ketoacyl-ACP synthase III, producing MNRTAVLAGVGSCLPRRAVSNDELAARLDSSDEWIRSRTGIGQRYFAARGTSTSDLAVGAGAKALKCSGVSTVDAVLVATTTPDRPCPATAPTVAARLGMTGTAAYDVSAVCTGFVYGLATAAGLISAQIADRVLVIGAETFSTLLDPEDRSTSVIFGDGAGAVVLRSGDPAEPGALGPFDLGSDGEGEDLITVRAGGSRQRLSGAEPDAGDEYFTMSGKEVFRHAVRRMTGSAHTVLARAGWQAQDVDHLVSHQANLRITNHVADEVGIPRARCVNNIAEVGNTAAASIPLALDQAHADGRLRPGQRILLTAFGGGLTWGSTVLTWPQLDRV
- a CDS encoding amino acid adenylation domain-containing protein, whose amino-acid sequence is MTQTMNESDIALIRLPRALTEEQAARPAFVGARTVTYGELAADVAAVASGLLGLGAAVGDRVAIWMDKQPRYAETILAALQAGCAYVPLDGGQPPGRVATILTDSEPVVLFTDRRHLDALAGGLPASIRTIVLADETDSPNTDSPNTGSQGTSRQGTSRQELSGAVAGPDGRPIPVRSWTDFAAGAAGHVVILPALERDDLAAILYTSGSTGTPKGVRISYRNLANFIRWARAELFVGPDDVFANHASFNFDLSTFDLFTALSVGAGLWIVPDDQARDVTALAHGIREHGVTVWYSVPSVLNLLTASGALTAETVRSLRYVLFAGEVFPIPQLRALAARLPHGTELYNLYGPTETNVCTYHHVRPEDLVRDEPVPIGTPVPGARVSVVDGEGHPVEGPDAIGELIVEGDCVTPGYWRRESEPAAAGHWKGRHATGDLVSHEQGSLVYRGRKDRMVKLSGYRVELGEIEAAVLRHPAIAAAAVVVDGPGTDPRIALHYTLNDGARRPNLIEIKRHCAQHLPRYMLPRTATCLEELPRNANGKTDYHRLGGGTAEPAQRPQALPGK